One part of the Algibacter sp. L1A34 genome encodes these proteins:
- a CDS encoding c-type cytochrome translates to MKSLIKILVIAVVLVAVSCKKDTAPNYQFMPNMYESAGYETYGEAAFKDGVEAQIPAEGSVARGHVPFDIENSTAGYELAKATLISPLSADDIDSERGKELYNIYCGICHGTKGNGQGNLVKREKILGIPSYDDVGRAITAGSIYHTIYYGKNAMGSYANQINEEERWQVVAYVLTLKADLEK, encoded by the coding sequence ATGAAAAGCTTAATTAAAATATTAGTAATTGCAGTTGTTTTAGTAGCTGTTTCTTGTAAAAAGGATACAGCGCCTAACTATCAGTTTATGCCTAACATGTATGAGTCTGCTGGTTATGAAACTTATGGTGAAGCAGCTTTTAAAGATGGAGTAGAGGCTCAAATACCTGCTGAAGGTTCTGTAGCAAGAGGTCATGTACCTTTTGATATTGAAAATTCTACTGCTGGATATGAATTAGCAAAGGCAACTTTAATTAGTCCACTTAGTGCTGATGATATTGATAGTGAAAGAGGAAAAGAGTTATACAATATTTACTGTGGAATCTGTCATGGAACTAAAGGTAACGGACAAGGAAACTTAGTAAAGCGTGAGAAGATCTTGGGTATACCGAGTTATGATGATGTTGGTAGAGCTATTACCGCTGGAAGTATTTATCATACTATTTATTATGGTAAAAACGCCATGGGATCGTATGCTAACCAAATAAACGAAGAAGAACGTTGGCAAGTTGTTGCTTATGTTTTAACGTTGAAGGCAGATTTAGAAAAGTAA